GATTAGCGCGCGTCGGTACCGGTCAGACCACGGTTATAGCCCGTGACCCAAAGCGAGCCAAAACATTGATCAAAGATTTGGGGAATTCAGCAGAGGGAATGAAAATTCAGGGTTGTGCCTGGGATGAGACCGCTGTTGAACCTATTGAAGATGCCTATTGCCTGATAAATTGCACCCCCATCGGGATGAAGCCCAAAACCAGGGAAACGCCCCTTGATGGGGATATTCTAGCCTCAATCGAAGTGGTGGTTGATACGATTTTTAGTCCGCTGAATACCAGGCTGTTGTCCGAAGCGATCTTTTCTGATTGTCAAACAGTTTCTGGACTGGATATGTATCTCTATCAAGCCATGGCCTCAGTGGATATCTGGTTTGGACCCCAGGATTGGAGCCGAATCAAGATGAATAAAATGCGTGAGGCAGTGCATAACAAGATCACCGGTTTCAAACGAAAATTCGAATGATGAAACGAACCGATCAAACAAGACTTTCGCAATGTTCGCAAAGACGCAAGGGTTATTTATGCACAGACATATAACTTTTATAAAAACGCTGCGCCTTTGCATGCGAGAGAGTTTTTCAAAGAACTCATTAAGTTTGGAATTACGAACATGTTACAGCACTTAAGATTTCTAACTGCCGGTGAATCCCATGGGAAAGGACTTTCCGGAATTCTGGAAGGCTTCCCAGCAGGAGTACCCCTCTCTGAAGAAGCCATTGCTGTGGAGTTGCTCCGACGAAAAAAGGGGCACGGTCGTGGTGGTCGCATGAAGATCGAGCAGGATCATGCTGAAATTCTCAGCGGTCTGCGCCATGGGAAAACGTTGGGTTCTCCTATCGCGCTTTGGATTCAAAACCGTGACTGGGAAAACTGGCAGGATGAGATCATGTCCCATACTGAACCTGACGGTGTCGTTTCTGAAGTTACCTTACCGCGACCAGGTCACGCAGATCTGGCTGGTGTCCAAAAATTTGGCTTCACAGATATCCGTAATGTTCTGGAACGTTCCTCCGCACGCGAAACAGCCATGCGCGTTGCTCTGGGGGCGGTTTGTCGTGCCTTTCTCAAGGAATTGGGAATTGAGATCGCCAGCCATGTCATCCAGATTGGTCCTGAAAAAGCGCCTTCTGCGCCTATCACAGAGCTAACTGAATTAAACATTTGGGCTGACAGATCAGCGGTCCGTTGTTTGGACAAAATTGTCACCCAACGAATGACCGATCATATTGATGAGACCCGCCATCAGGGCGATTCAGTCGGTGGTGTGTTTGAAGTGCTGGCTTCAGGTCTTCCCGTTGGTTTGGGCACCTACACCCATTGGGATCGTAAACTGGATGCCCGTGTGGCCGCTGCCATGATGTCCATTAACGCTATAAAATCAGTGAACATTGGTGATGGTCTTAATGTGGCAGCAGTACCAGGCTCCGCTGTTCATGACGAGATCATTAAAGAAGGTAACACACTTAGGCGGACCACTAATCATGCTGGTGGAATCGAAGGCGGGATGTCCAATGGTGAAATGATTCGGATCCAGGTCAGCATGAAACCGATCCCGACTCTGGCGCGTCCCCTGCGCTCGGTAGATATACAGACTCGTGAGCCAGGTGTGGCTCACAAAGAGCGGACAGATGCCTGTGCTGTTCCGGCTGCCTCGATAATTGGTGAAGCCATGTTGGCTCTGGTTCTCACCGATGCCATTCTGGAAAAATTTGGCGGTGATTCTCTAGAACAGATCAGAACCCATATTGCGGCAACCGGGGTATGAGTATGGTTATGCCATCAGGTGTCAGATGTATTTATTTGATTGGACTCATGGGTGCCGGGAAAAGTACGGTTGGCAAATTTTTAGCCACGATCTTAAACTGGCAGTTTGTTGATCTGGATCATGAGATCGAGGTGTTGACCGGGTTGGATATCTCCAGTATTTTTGAAAAACAGGGTGAAGCGCATTTTCGTACTTATGAGTCACAGCTATTAGAAAAAACCAGTGACCTTAAAGATGCCATTGTTGCCTGTGGAGGGGGAGTGGTCACACAGGAACAGAATCTGAAATTTCTCCAGGATAAAACAGTGGTTTGGCTGGATCTCTCGCCGGCTGAAGCAGCAGCACGACTGGAGCATTCTCCTAATCGTCCTCTGCTGAATGGGTGTCAGGATACCTTAGTGCAACTCAATGAAATTCTGCTGGCACGTCGGGATGCCTATACCAGAGCTGCCAGGGTTCGTATTAGCAGCGGGGGTGTTTTGCCAGAGGTGCTTGCCACAGACATTGTACATCAATTGGTAGAGCTGTATGCCTGAAACCATTCGCATAGAAATCGCTCACCAGGTGGGCAAATACACGCTGCTTGTCGGTGCCGATCTATTGTCTGATTTGCCACAATTATTAGAAAGCATTGATGCATCCGGTCCCGTAGGTATTA
The Candidatus Neomarinimicrobiota bacterium genome window above contains:
- a CDS encoding shikimate kinase, with product MVMPSGVRCIYLIGLMGAGKSTVGKFLATILNWQFVDLDHEIEVLTGLDISSIFEKQGEAHFRTYESQLLEKTSDLKDAIVACGGGVVTQEQNLKFLQDKTVVWLDLSPAEAAARLEHSPNRPLLNGCQDTLVQLNEILLARRDAYTRAARVRISSGGVLPEVLATDIVHQLVELYA
- the aroC gene encoding chorismate synthase; the encoded protein is MLQHLRFLTAGESHGKGLSGILEGFPAGVPLSEEAIAVELLRRKKGHGRGGRMKIEQDHAEILSGLRHGKTLGSPIALWIQNRDWENWQDEIMSHTEPDGVVSEVTLPRPGHADLAGVQKFGFTDIRNVLERSSARETAMRVALGAVCRAFLKELGIEIASHVIQIGPEKAPSAPITELTELNIWADRSAVRCLDKIVTQRMTDHIDETRHQGDSVGGVFEVLASGLPVGLGTYTHWDRKLDARVAAAMMSINAIKSVNIGDGLNVAAVPGSAVHDEIIKEGNTLRRTTNHAGGIEGGMSNGEMIRIQVSMKPIPTLARPLRSVDIQTREPGVAHKERTDACAVPAASIIGEAMLALVLTDAILEKFGGDSLEQIRTHIAATGV
- the aroE gene encoding shikimate dehydrogenase; this translates as MKFAVIGDPTRQSVSDFMHSWIYEQLGLDGEYKKIKVPADGLERWVGLPTAKKLDGFNVTIPHKSAIIPYLDEINDRTAPIGAVNCVRRHAGKLTGFNTDWYGFVKSLEAANVDLAGKKVVVLGSGGAARAITFGLARVGTGQTTVIARDPKRAKTLIKDLGNSAEGMKIQGCAWDETAVEPIEDAYCLINCTPIGMKPKTRETPLDGDILASIEVVVDTIFSPLNTRLLSEAIFSDCQTVSGLDMYLYQAMASVDIWFGPQDWSRIKMNKMREAVHNKITGFKRKFE